AACCTCCTTTGATTTTTTTTATAATAAACCCTTTGACCTTTTTCTTCGTTCGCCAAATCTTCTTCAGTTCTATCCAAGCTCGGTTTTGTCTGAATCTTTGTGGAAGAAGAAGCGGTTCGCCAGCCGCTACATCCAGGGATCCCACAAAATCATTAAACCTGGCGGCTGCTCGCTCTTTGATCAGTGATTCACCGGCCACTAGATCGATGAAGAATCTCTCAAAAATCCGCTTTTTGATCAGTGATTCACCAGCCACTACATTCTTGGATCCCACCTTATTCTCAAACCTGGTGGCTCGCTTGATTGGCAGTCCTGTAAGCTCATCTTGCATACAAATTTTGGGGGTACCAGGGCCTGCATCCACCAAGAACATTTCTTCCCTTAAGCGTAAGCGTAAAACTGAAGATTGTGAGGCGTTTCCACTACATAATAAGAAACTAGAATTAGATCTTGGAAATGATCGACTCCAATAGATGCTCATCATAAGCTTTTTTTTACTCCTATTCCTATTGATCAGAAGTATCCAGCAGCGCCACGCCAGAGTGACTTCCGAAGCGCTATGGACGGGACGAAATCCGGCAGCCAGTTGCTGGCTCTGAATAACCAGCCCAGCAAGAAGCTAAATTCTTCCATAACATAACATAACGGGGCGGGGTTGCGCGCGAGCCGAGTGACGTAGGTGCACAAGAGTACTTCGCGCCACAACCATCTCTTTTTTATAGGTTCTACGGACCGATGCCTCCTGCTTCATCTGGTAAAAAAGAGTCATAGATATGCCTGTAATTAGAAGGAAGAACCGCCATAAAAATCTTCCTCGTGTATCGTCTGTAGCGGAACTATGAACGGGAGCTAGCAATCCGGACCGTATTGAAAAGGTTCCTAAGACACAGCATGGAAGAGTCAAAATATTTAGAAGCGAGGTCCAAgaatgaagaaggggtagaatTACTGAATGAATACGAGCTGTGGCTAATACCCGAGGCATAAAAGACGCATTTTCTACGGGATCCCGAAACCACCAGCCACCCCGACCTAATTCATGATGAGCCCACCAACTTCCTGGCGAGATGCCTACGGTTAAAAACAACCGACATGTCAAGATCCAAATTCGAATTGGTTCCTGGTCCTGGTCAGAGACCACCGTGCTCGCGCCGGCGGTCCAACAAAGAGGCGAAGTAGTGGTGTCTTTCTTTCCATTACGAACGACACACTTCGCCTGCTCCCTCCCCGTGTCCATTAGCGCTCCTGTCCAGAGCGAAGAGAAGGCGAAAaagcgccgccgaagcagcatgAGCAGGCTTCTATTGCTACGCAACAATAGAGCAGGCGCGCCGCCCACAAAATGTTTGAATGATCGGGTAAAGAGCGAGCTTCTTATATGGGATCCGACGCATCCAGCAGAGCGAAGCAGCGTTCCATTCTTTTCGGCGGCATCCTTCCGCATTGGCGGCGAGTGGAGTGCCACAATCCCATTCATCATTTTTGATCTACATAACCCAAAGCCCATAGCACTGGCGACATCTCCGGCATAAATGCAAGGAGGATGTATAGCTGATATAGGATCTTGTGGAACTGGATTTGATTCTGCAAGCGGTTCGGTACGAACGAAGAAATTTCGAACAAAAGGATCGGAACTCGCTGATAGGAAAGGAGAGAAAAACAAAGCAATGCCAAGAGCTCCGTCAATCTGCTGTTCATCGATAGACGAAGCTCTCTCTTTTTCATCTCGTGCCAGATGTAACAAAAGATTAGTCCTTTTTCCTTCTCGCGAACCACGGGAGCGCCCAGCGCCCAGAAGAGCAAAGCTCATTTTCAAAACAGGGTCAAGCGGCGCATTAAAAAGGGCTGGCCCGTTAAAAGGACGCTTACTTTGCGAACGAAGTTCAGAATCAACAAGGGTTCTCCGAACGAAGGGAGTGTACAACTGGGGCGCAGCCCAACTTTTTTGTTGGAGAGATAGAATGGAGTTCTTCACGAAGTTCGAGACAAAGGAAAAAATCAAAGTTTCTCTATAGCCTCTTCGTTTTGAGACATTATGGCTTTGGGGTCGACCCCGGTAACAAAAAAGGAATCCATAAAAACTTGGGATCCAACACCATGATAAAATACTACCCTCATGATTAGACCATGTCCCTGAGATTTGATAAAAAAAAAGGTGCATTAGCGGTTAATACGTTGTAATTAGATAAGTTATTTGGAATATGACGGAACGAAAGAccaaggaaaggaagaagaatgCACCAAAATGCAAGTGCTGCACCAAACGCTGGTGGTTGTTTCTTGTTGTAAGTGAACGCAACGAAAAGACCCGGAAATAACGAATAATGAGAAAATTCATTTATAGACATTTCGTGCTCATTTCCAAATTTATGCTTAGTTATTCCCATCATCCGGTAACCACAGGATGATCCCAATCTCCTTTTAGTAATAGATCTTTTTGATATGTCTCAGTCTCAGCGGCAAGGAAGAGAAAATGCATCGAGTCGTTTATCAAGAAAGTGGACGAGCATGGCGGTCCCTATATCTCTGAGGGGTGTACCACTTTTTTTTCAAGTCAGCTTAAGAGGTTCAAAAGAGAAAGTCACTCTCCTTATTCTTGGCTAGTGGAATGGAAGCAAGACTCTTTCCTATCCACTTTGCCGAGGGGAGAGAACTAAAAGATAACTCAAGCTAGACAGAAAGGTGCAAAAGTCCACAGTTTCTTAAGGATCCTGTAAGCAAGTAGGTTAAGATTGTCATTTagcttcaatttcttcagtctcaCAAGCGGGTCCGCATGCAACAAAAGAAATTGTATTTTCCTACTACTCCGACCTTGCCCTGAAAGGATAAGGAAATTGGATAAGAGCGAGAGCTAGACTGACTGTTGGTCCAATGCTAGTGGAGGAT
This sequence is a window from Aegilops tauschii subsp. strangulata cultivar AL8/78 chromosome 7, Aet v6.0, whole genome shotgun sequence. Protein-coding genes within it:
- the LOC141026600 gene encoding uncharacterized protein encodes the protein MQGGCIADIGSCGTGFDSASGSVRTKKFRTKGSELADRKGEKNKAMPRAPSICCSSIDEALSFSSRARCNKRLVLFPSREPRERPAPRRAKLIFKTGSSGALKRAGPLKGRLLCERSSESTRVLRTKGVYNWGAAQLFCWRDRMEFFTKFETKEKIKVSL